Proteins encoded by one window of Primulina huaijiensis isolate GDHJ02 chromosome 1, ASM1229523v2, whole genome shotgun sequence:
- the LOC140980135 gene encoding equilibrative nucleotide transporter 3-like isoform X1 — protein sequence MSDVVQADVSSPTRLEGKTMAIVYCWFLGLGSLVSWNSMLTISDYYYALFPDYHPSRVLTLVYQPFALGTMAVLAYYEAKINTRKRNIFGYILFCLSTFGLLILDLATSGRGGIGNYIGICFLVAAFGVADAHVQGGMVGDLSFMCPEFIQSFFAGLAASGALTSGLRLITKAAFDKTSHGLRKGVVLFLAISTFLEFLCIFLYAFVFAKLPIIKYFRRKAASEGSTTVAADLAAAGIRTNDNEKVKDDAKEKRLSNKQLLIQNIDYAIDLYLIYVLTLSIFPGFLYENTGTHKLGSWYAVVLIAMYNVWDLIARYIPLIESIKLESRKGLMIAILSRFALIPAFYFTAKYGDQGWMIFLVSFLGLTNGYLTVCVLTAAPKGYKAPEQNALGNLLVLFLLGGIFSGVALDWLWIIGNGTF from the exons ATGAGTGATGTTGTCCAGGCCGATGTCTCAAGTCCCACCAGGCTTGAG GGGAAAACTATGGCAATTGTGTACTGTTGGTTTCTTGGGCTGGGATCTCTCGTCTCTTGGAATAGTATGCTGACAATCTCAGATTACTACTATGCGTTGTTCCCG GATTACCATCCTTCTAGAGTACTTACCCTCGTTTATCAACCGTTTGCCCTTGGTACAATGGCAGTACTTGCTTATTATGAGGCGAAAATCAATACAAGGAAGCGTAACATTTTCGGATACATTCTTTTCTGCTTGAGTACCTTTGGACTTTTAATT CTAGATTTAGCAACATCAGGAAGAGGGGGCATTGGGAATTATATTGGgatttgttttcttgttgcCGCATTTGGAGTTGCAGATGCTCATGTTCAAGGTGGAATGGTTGGAGATTTATCTTTCATGTGCCCCGAATTCATCCAA TCATTCTTTGCCGGTTTGGCTGCATCAGGGGCTTTAACTTCTGGCTTGAGGCTAATTACCAAAGCAGCGTTTGATAAAACAAGTCATGGTCTTCGTAAGGGTGTGG TGTTGTTTCTTGCTATCTCAACTTTCTTAGAGTTTCTATGTATTTTCCTATACGCCTTTGTCTTTGCCAAACTGCCGATCATTAAATACTTCCGGAGAAAGGCTGCTTCAGAAGGATCTACAACAGTTGCAGCTGATCTTGCTGCCGCCGGGATTAGAACCAATGACAACGAAAAAGTAAAG GATGATGCTAAAGAAAAGAGGCTAAGTAACAAGCAGTTATTGATTCAGAACATCGATTATGCAATCGACCTCTATTTGATTTATGTCCTCACATTATCTATTTTTCCCGGATTCTTGTATGAAAACACCGGTACTCACAAACTGGGATCTTG GTATGCAGTTGTTCTCATAGCAATGTACAATGTGTGGGATCTCATAGCAAGATACATCCCTCTTATTGAATCCATTAAACTAGAGTCACGAAAAGGTCTGATGATCGCAATACTGTCACGGTTCGCACTTATTCCCGCATTCTACTTCACAGCCAAGTATGGAGACCAGGGATGGATGATATTTCTGGTATCATTTCTTGGATTAACGAATGGATATCTCACTGTTTGTGTCCTCACAGCTGCTCCAAAGGGCTACAAA GCACCAGAGCAGAATGCATTGGGTAATTTGCTGGTGTTGTTTCTTCTTGGGGGCATATTTTCGGGGGTCGCTCTCGACTGGCTGTGGATCATCGGTAATGGGACTTTCTAA
- the LOC140980135 gene encoding equilibrative nucleotide transporter 3-like isoform X2, producing MLSRPMSQVPPGLRFVMLIFLDYHPSRVLTLVYQPFALGTMAVLAYYEAKINTRKRNIFGYILFCLSTFGLLILDLATSGRGGIGNYIGICFLVAAFGVADAHVQGGMVGDLSFMCPEFIQSFFAGLAASGALTSGLRLITKAAFDKTSHGLRKGVVLFLAISTFLEFLCIFLYAFVFAKLPIIKYFRRKAASEGSTTVAADLAAAGIRTNDNEKVKDDAKEKRLSNKQLLIQNIDYAIDLYLIYVLTLSIFPGFLYENTGTHKLGSWYAVVLIAMYNVWDLIARYIPLIESIKLESRKGLMIAILSRFALIPAFYFTAKYGDQGWMIFLVSFLGLTNGYLTVCVLTAAPKGYKAPEQNALGNLLVLFLLGGIFSGVALDWLWIIGNGTF from the exons ATGTTGTCCAGGCCGATGTCTCAAGTCCCACCAGGCTTGAGGTTTGTGATGCTTATTTTTTTG GATTACCATCCTTCTAGAGTACTTACCCTCGTTTATCAACCGTTTGCCCTTGGTACAATGGCAGTACTTGCTTATTATGAGGCGAAAATCAATACAAGGAAGCGTAACATTTTCGGATACATTCTTTTCTGCTTGAGTACCTTTGGACTTTTAATT CTAGATTTAGCAACATCAGGAAGAGGGGGCATTGGGAATTATATTGGgatttgttttcttgttgcCGCATTTGGAGTTGCAGATGCTCATGTTCAAGGTGGAATGGTTGGAGATTTATCTTTCATGTGCCCCGAATTCATCCAA TCATTCTTTGCCGGTTTGGCTGCATCAGGGGCTTTAACTTCTGGCTTGAGGCTAATTACCAAAGCAGCGTTTGATAAAACAAGTCATGGTCTTCGTAAGGGTGTGG TGTTGTTTCTTGCTATCTCAACTTTCTTAGAGTTTCTATGTATTTTCCTATACGCCTTTGTCTTTGCCAAACTGCCGATCATTAAATACTTCCGGAGAAAGGCTGCTTCAGAAGGATCTACAACAGTTGCAGCTGATCTTGCTGCCGCCGGGATTAGAACCAATGACAACGAAAAAGTAAAG GATGATGCTAAAGAAAAGAGGCTAAGTAACAAGCAGTTATTGATTCAGAACATCGATTATGCAATCGACCTCTATTTGATTTATGTCCTCACATTATCTATTTTTCCCGGATTCTTGTATGAAAACACCGGTACTCACAAACTGGGATCTTG GTATGCAGTTGTTCTCATAGCAATGTACAATGTGTGGGATCTCATAGCAAGATACATCCCTCTTATTGAATCCATTAAACTAGAGTCACGAAAAGGTCTGATGATCGCAATACTGTCACGGTTCGCACTTATTCCCGCATTCTACTTCACAGCCAAGTATGGAGACCAGGGATGGATGATATTTCTGGTATCATTTCTTGGATTAACGAATGGATATCTCACTGTTTGTGTCCTCACAGCTGCTCCAAAGGGCTACAAA GCACCAGAGCAGAATGCATTGGGTAATTTGCTGGTGTTGTTTCTTCTTGGGGGCATATTTTCGGGGGTCGCTCTCGACTGGCTGTGGATCATCGGTAATGGGACTTTCTAA